TTCTGCTTTTAATGGTAAGCAACAGGACTACATCATACCAGGAGATATTCATCCAACGATTTCCGGTCAACAAGCGTTAGCTCTGCTTGCAACAAATCGGCTTAATGAATTAAACCCAATTATGATAAACCCAATCTTGTCTACTGAGGAAGAAACAGCAGAACCTGTTTCCATTACACTTGAAAAAATTGAACATACTATAGAAATCAAATGGCTTTCTGGAGAAAAAACTGCATCTGATTTTGTAAACGAGGGAAATCTCGTAGAAAACAACTCCTTTACTGTTACTGAGAATGGTGTTTATACCATTTATGTAAAAACTGCTTTAGGAGAAAGTATTAGTACGATTGAAATCTCAAATATCACTCCTAAAGTTGAAGATCCGATAGAAGATGAGGAGCCTCCAGTTGACGTTGAACAACCAGAGGAAGAAGAACCTCCAAGTGATACAAATGAAGATGAAGATCAAGCCCCTACAGAGCAACCTGAAAAAGAAACTCAAGATGAAGCTCCAAAGGTGGAAAAACCAAAGCAAACAATGGTGAAAAGTGGACATGCTCTACCAGATACAGCCACTTCTATGTACAACATTTTACTAACTGGCCTTTGTTTCATAGGAATAGGTGGGGGAGTCTTATTTAATCAAAGACTACGAAAATCAAGGGTAAAGCAATAAATGAAATAAAGTACCCCACTTACGGGGTACTTATTTTTACTCTGAACCTTTCTGTTTAGGATGTTCCTCTTTATGTCTCATAAAATGAAAATCTCTTTCTTCATCAAAAGGAAAAAGCTTTTGTTTTTTCGCTTCATCTTTGTAATTTGTAAAGATTTCCTCCATAAGTTGTTGAGTTGTTTTATCTTTTGCATCAATTCCTAACTTCTTAGCAGTTTGTAACGTTTTCTTATCAATAACCTCTCTTGCAAGCTGCTTCATATCCTTACCTTCTGTTTCAATCCCTAATTTTTTTGCTTCATTCTTTATGCCAACCTCAAAAACTTCCTTGCCTAGTTCATCTAGAGTTTTCCCCTCTGTATCAATATTCAGCTCTTTAGCTTTATTCATAATGAGGGTTTCTCTAATTTCATTCGCAATATCCTCCATGTCTTTTCCATCTGTCTTAATTCCCAACTCTTTTGCTTTGTTCATAATGTGAGTTTCTCTTAATTCTTTTGCAACTTCTTCTACTTCTTTTCCTTCCGTTTCTATTCCCATTTCTTTTGCTTTTTCGATAATTTTTGCTTCATGTACTTCTTTAGCTAATTGTTCAGTTTCTTTTCCTTCTGCTTCAATTCCTAACTCTTCTGCTCTTTTTTCTAAAAAATCACGATTCATCTTGTGGTGAGGGTGCCCTTCCCCTGGTCCCTTCTCAGCTAAAGCAGGACTTGCCCCAATTATTCCCATAGCAAGTGCTCCAGTTAGTACGTATGTAACCATTTTTCTTTTCATTTTTCTACCTCCATTAAGTATAGATTGAAAAAAGTATTCACCATTTTCCGCTTCCTTCATAGAGTGTCCAAAAATCTTGAATAAATTGTTACTATTATGTTTCATCTTTTTGAACGAGTATGAAAGAATTATGTGACGTAAGGTAATAACATATATAATGATTATGATTAGGTGTATTTATATAATTTGTGTGCTTTTAGAGTTAGGAGTGAAAAATCGATGAAAACAGTTGTTGTCATAGGTGGTGGAATAACAGGTCTTACTGCCATGTTTTATTTACAAAAGCTTAAGAAAGAACAAAATTTAAATATAAATTGTATCCTTGTAGAACAAAACAAGTACTTAGGAGGAAAGATAAAATCTGTTAAAAACGCGGATTTTATTATGGAAACAGGTGCTGACTCTATTGTTGCAAGAAATGAAGGAGTAATACCTCTTATACATGATTTACAACTAGAAGATAAGGTAGTTTATAACGAAACAGGTATTTCGTATATTTATTCTAAAAACACATTAAAACCAATACCAGCAGACTCTGTTTTCGGGATTCCAACAAGTATTGGGTCATTATTTAACAGCACATTAATCTCACCAAAGGGTAAAATAATCGCTCTAAAAGATTTTGTGAAGAAAAACGAGACATTTACTAGTGATAGTTCGATTGGAGCTTTCTTAGAAGCTTTTTTGGGCAAAGAATTAGTTGAAGATCAAATTTCCCCTGTTCTTTCAGGTGTTTATTCCGGGAAACTAGATGAACTCACAATGGCTTCAACTCTTCCATATCTATTAGAATATAAAAATCAATACGGCAGTATTATACGAGGAATGTCCAAAAATAAAGAAAAATTCCTTTCAGCAAATAATAAAAAATTCCTATCATTTAAAGGTGGACTATCTACAATCATTGATCAACTTGAGGATCAGTTATCAGATACTCACATTTTAAAAGGCATAAAAACAGAAACCCTTAAACAGGTACAAGATGGCTATGAATTATCCTTTGATCAGCATGATTCAATTAAAGCTGACTATGTTGTTTTGGCTACTCCGCATGATGCAGCACAGAAATTATTAACGGTTAAAGAGCTTGACCAGGAATTTAATAAATTGAAAAACTCTTCACTCATCAGTGTTTATCTTGGATTTGATGTTCCTGATCAACAGCTTCCCGCAAACGGTACTGGCTTTATCGTAACGGAAAATAGTGATTTACTTTGTGATGCATGTACTTGGACGAGTAGAAAATGGGCTCATACTTCAGAAAAACAAAGATTGCTTGTTCGTCTTTTCTATAAAAGCTCTAATCCTGCTTATGAAAAAATAAAAAAAATGAATAGAGAAGAAATAATTGAGACTGCCTTGGATGATGTTCACAAAAGTCTTAACATAACGGCAAAACCAGAAGTTGTCGAAGTGACTAACTGGAATGAGCTTATGCCAAATTATCATCTTGAACATAACCAGGCAATCACATCACTTGGAGAGAAATTAGTGGAACATACACCCAATGTATTTATAGCTGGTGCGTCTTATTTTGGAGTTGGTATTGGTGCATGTATCAAAAATGGAAAAGAAACCGCTGAGAAAATTGTTCATCAACTTAAGAACAATAGCGCAAGTGCCTCGTTATAATTTTATAAACAATGAAAAGCAGGGTAAACTCCCCTGCTTTTGCATTTTTATACTCTTAGCTCCTCAATTACTTAGTCCACACCATGAGCCAATACAATAAAATGAATTATCCTTTGTAGCCATATCCCTTCATGCCCTTTGCTTTTGTTTTCACTTTAAAAAGCCCTCCAGACAATGGATATTTCTCCAGCTCTTCTTCACTTAATCCTTGTCGAGCTGTTGTGATATACAGTTCATCTAAATGTTCCCCACCAAATGTGCACGAAGTAACATGTTTAACAGGAACTACAATTTCATCTAACTGTTTTCCTGTATAAGGATTCCATTGTGTAACTCTCGAACCATCCCAATGTGCTACCCAAATCATCCCGTCTGAATCAATTGTCATACCATCTGGTGAACCCATTTCATTCGGAATAACAATAGATGTCTTCTTACTACTAATATTCCCAGTTAGTTTATCATAAGAGAAGACCGCCACTTCCCCAGTAGGAGTATCAATATAATACATAAACTTTTCATCAGGACTCCATGCTAAACCATTCGATATTGTCACTGAAGAAAGAATTTTTTGAATTTGTCCAGACGGATCCAAACGATACAATGACCCTTTGCCTTTCTCGATATTTAAAGCCATTGTTCCTATGTAGAAGCGACCTGAGCTGTCACATTTACCATCATTAAATCGTATATTAGGTTGATTTTCTTCTGGGTTTGCAACTAATAGTAGTTCCTCAGTCTTTAAATCAAAACGATAAATTCCATCATGCATGGCTAAAAGTATTTTTCCTGGCTGTGCGGGTACCGCTGCTCCTACATACTGATTGAATGTAAATGTCTTATTTTCTTTCGTTATAGGATCATAATGATGAAGTCTTTTCCCCATAATATCAACCCAATATAATACATGCTCTTCTCCATTCCAGTGAGGTCCTTCCCCTAGAGCAGCCTTTTGATCCACTACTAAATCAACAATATAACTCACTTTTCTTCCTCCCTCTCCCATTTCCTATTTCATGGCCTATCTTTTATGAAGCTGATTCATTTTCAGTAAACTGACTCTGATGTAAATCAGCATAAAAACCTCCTTTTTCAAGAAGCTCCTCATGTGTTCCTTTTTCTATAATATCTCCTTGATTCATGACGAGAATAAGATCGGCATCACGGATGGTAGATAACCGATGTGCAATCACAAAGCTTGTTCTTCCTTCCAAAAGTTTTGTCATCGCCTGCTGAATTTTCATTTCTGTCCTTGTATCAACACTGCTCGTTGCTTCATCAAGTAAAAGAATCTTTGGTTTTGCTAAAATGGCTCGTGCTATTGTGAGAAGCTGTCGTTGTCCTTGTGATAAATTTGTAGCGTCTTCTCCTAGCATCGTTTCATAGCCGTCAGGTAATGTTCGGATAAAATCATCAGCATAGGCATTTCTTGCAGCTTCCTCAATCTCTTCATTTGCGGCATGTTCATTTCCGTAAGCAATATTTTCCCGAATAGTTCCACTAAATAACCAGGTGTCCTGCAGCACCATAGCAAACAAACTTCGAACCTGCTCTTTACTCATATCAGTCAAACAAACACCGTCAATTTTAATAGACCCTCCATCCAATTCATAAAATCTCATTAAAAGATTCACGATTGTCGTTTTGCCAGCACCAGTGGGACCTACGATGGCAACAGTTTGTCCTTCTTTTACCTCAAGACTTACATCATTGATAATTGGCTGATTTTTCTCATACCCGAACCGTACGGAATCGAAAACAACATGTCCTTTAAGCTCAGATACTTTAACAGCAGCATCCTCTTCCTGTTTTTCCTCTTCTTCGTCCAACAGTTGAAATACACGTTCAGCTGAAGCAATGGCAACTTGAATCATATTAGCAATTCCCGCAGCCTGAGCTAATGGTTGAGAAATTTGCTGTGTATACTGAATAAAAGCTTGAACATCCCCAACACGAATACTTCCATTAATAACAAGCAAGCCACCTGATATCGCTACAATAATAAACCCTATGTTCCCAACAAAACTCATTAACGGCATCATTAATCCAGAAATAAACTGGGCTCTCCAGCTTGATTCATACAGCCGATCATTGATTGAATCAAAGGTTGCAATCGACTTATTTTCATGACCAAAAGCCTTCACCACCTGATGTCCGGTAAACATTTCTTCAATATGACCGTTGATGTTGCCAAGCTCTTCCTGCTGCTTAACAAAGTGTTTTTGTGAAAACTTCGTCACAATACTCGCAACCGTTAAACTAAGTGGAATGGTAACTACTACTACTAATGTCAAAAGAGGACTAATAACAAGCATCATGATAATAATCCCAATGATGAGATAAAAGAGTTGATTACTTGTGTTAGTGCCTGTTGTAGGGATGTATTAATGTTATCAATATCATTTACCGCTCTGCTTAACAAATCACCATGAGAGTGTTTGTCAAAATACTTAAGGGGCAACCGTGATAATTTCTCATTTACTTCCCTTCGAAGCTGAGCAACCGTTCGCTGTGAAACAGAAGCCATAATATATTGTTGTGCATAAGAAAAAATAGAAGATAAAAGGTATAAACCAATTAAAAGTAATAAAATCCTTGAAATAAAATCAAAGTCCACAGCAGAACCTGATGTAAAACTGCCAAAAATAGAAGAAGTGGCATCTCCCAATAATTTGGGACTAATTACATTAAACAAAGTAGAAAAAATAGCCGCGATCGCAACAAGAATCATCCGATTTTTCCAAGGCTTTAAATAACCTACAAGTCTTTTAAACGTTTTTTTGAAATCCTTTGGTTTTTCGACAACCATTCCGGGGCCGTGTCTCATACCTCCACCTACAGGAGGTCCGCCACGTCGCTTATTGTCACTCATGCACTCACCTCCCCATCCTCTTGAGAAGCTACGATTTCTTGATAAACTTTATTTTCTTGTAATAACTTTTGATGAGTGCCAACTCCGACAATCTTCCCATCATTTAGAACAATGATTTTTTCAGCATCTTTTACCGTGTTAACACGTTGAGCCACAATTATCATTGTTGCATCTCCTGTTTCTTTCTTTAATTCATGTCGAAGCAAACGATCTGTTTTATAATCCAATGCCGAAAAGCTGTCATCAAATAAATAAATTTTAGGCTTTCTCACTAGTGACCTAGCAATAGATAATCGCTGTTTTTGTCCTCCAGAGAGATTTACACCTGCTTGTTCTAACTTACTATGTATCCCTTGATCTCTTTTTTCAACAAAATCAATTGCTTGAGCGGTTCTTAAAGCAGCATACATCTCCTCTTCTGATGCATCTTCTTTACCAAACGATAAGTTTTCCGCAATCGTCCCACTAAACAGCGTAGCTTTTTGTGGAACATAGCCAATCTGCTTGCGAAGTGCACTTTGCTTAAAGGATTGTATATTTTGTCCATCAATGAGAATTTCTCCGCTTTCCACATCATAAAAACGAGGAATTAGCTGCAGCAACGTTGTTTTACCTGCACCTGTACTTCCGATAATTGCAGTTGTTTCACCAGGTTTTGCTGTAAAAGTGATCTCTTCAAGTACTGGTCTTTCCGCTCCTTCATAGCGAAATGTTACATCTTTAAATTCAATGATTCTTTTGGTTGGAAAGCTTTTATCTTCTCTTTCAGGATCTTTTATTGTTGGTTTAGTTGATAATACCTCTGTTAAACGTTTAGCTGATACTTGAGCACGCGGAATCATAATAAAAGCCATTGAAAGCATAATTAATGACATTAAGATCATCGCGGCGTATTGAATGAATGCTAATAGATTACCAACTTGCATATCTCCGTTATCGATCCTAATAGCCCCAAACCAAACTATGGCGATATTGGTAAAATTCATAATAATTAACATGATCGGAAACATAAAAGCCATTAACTTGCCAACTTTTATTCCTGTATCTTGAAAATCTTCATTTGCTGCATTAAAGCGTTTTCTCTCATGATCTCCTCTATTAAATGCTCTAACAACTCTTACCCCTGTTAAAGCCTCCCTTAAAATAAGAGTTAGTCGATCTGTTTTATTCTGTAAAGCTGAAAACAATGGAATTGCCTTTCTTGCCACAAGAAAAATAATCAAAGCTAAAACTGGTAGAGCAGCTAGAAAAACGAGTGACAAATACTTATCCCGGGACACGGCAAGAATAACTCCACCAATCAACATTAATGGTGCTCTGGTCATCATTCTCTGCATCATATTAATAACATCTTGGACAACCTTTACATCATTTGTCGTTCTAGTAATTAAGGAAGCTGAGCCAAACTTTTCATATTCATCTAGTGAAAAATGCTCTGTATGTACAAACATCGTTCTACGCATATCCCTTCCAAAACCCAGCGATACTTTAGAAGCAAAGTAACTTACTCCAACCATTAATAAAATAGCCATCAGTGAACATCCAAGCATCAAAGCACCTGTTTGCAGGATAAACGGAACATCACGATTAACAATCCCAACGTCCACTATTTCAGCCATTAAGGTTGGCAAATATAACTCTTATAATATCGCAGCCATTGAAAACAAAATAACAAAAGTCAACTTCACTCGATAAGGTTTGAGGTATTTTAGCATTTCAATCATCTCGTCACCTCATTTCAATTTATTTTACTCCTCATACTATTATAGCGATTATAGTTAACTTAATGAAACGTTTAGATATAAACTTTTGCCACTTAATTCTAGTCAGATGTTTATATTAACTATGAATAAGGTATAGAAATAATAAAGCTAGAAAGGAGAATGATGATGTCAACAGTAACTGCAGGATTTCAAGTTCTTCCTAATGGTAAAGATATGAACACAGACGGGGTTATCCCAAAGATGGTCGAAGTTGTAAAAGAATCAGGATTAAAGTACAAAATTGGACCAATGGAGACAGTTGTAGAAGGAAACTTTGATGAAATAATGCTCTTAATCAAAACATTACAACAAGTAGGGATTCATATGGGTGCAACAGAAGTACTGACAAATATGAAGTTACACTATAAACCAGATGGCATTTCAATTGAAAATAAAATGACTCATGTTAATTAGTAGAAGTCACTGTGGTAAAAGAATCTGAAAAACTATTAAATGAGAAATTAAAACAAATCAGAAAGGTGTGTTATTCTTAATGGTTTGGACTAAAAATGATTATCCAGAATCGATGAAAAACTTAAATGAATCTACTAGAAATAAAGCAATAGAAGTAGCAAATGCATTAGTTGATGATGGGTACGAAGAAGGAAGAGCAATCTCTATCGGAATATCTCAGGCTGAGAAAATGATGAACTCAAATTCAAGTGATATCTATCATATTGTCCCTCACGATGGTGAGTGGGCAATAAAAAAAGAAAATGCTAAAAAAGTGACTGAGGTGTTCCGAACAAAAGCACAAGCACTTGATAAAGGACAAGATTATATGAAAAAGAAAGACGCTCAATTGGTCATTCATAGACAGGATGGGACGATTGAAAAAATGAAAAATACAGGGAGTTAACCCAACAATCAATAACGGCTTTCGTCTCATTAAAGCCGTTATTTTTTTCTTGTCAAATTTTATGAAGCCGTGTAAAATAACTGCTATAAACTCATTTAATCACGGGGCATTAGCTCAGCTGGGAGTCCAACTGAGCTTTCTTCACTACCCCATTTTTGACAAACTGGTTTATATTGATTTTGAATGTGATTTCAACATTATCCTTATAAACCACAACCCTCTCAATCACCGTAGAAAGCATCATCTTCTTTTTTTCCGATGATGCATTTTCAAAAACTTCTCTCCAAATTGGTATATGTTTTTTTAGTTCTTCAACCTCATGAAGTTCAATCTTTTTTGAATCTAGCTCTTGTTGAGCTTCTTCTACAAGTTTATTTAATTCCTTTACTTCTTTCTCTTTACTTTCAATTATGTTATTCAACCTTTCTGGACTGTAATGACTTTGACCCATAATTGATTTTATAACCTCTTCATTCAACTTTGTTAATTGTAGATTTGCTGCATCTAATTCTCTTTCAAGTTTGCGCAATGTCTTCACTTCATTATTAGTGTTCTGCTTCTTTAGTTTTTGAATCTGCTTTGTCAGGTCTATTTGATTTAATTGTTGCAAGTAATCAAATAGCTCCTCTAAGACAATTCCCTCGATTTTTTTTGATGCATAAATTGTTTGCCCGTCACAATCTGTTTTCATTTGAGCTTTTCCCGAACAACGATATTTCGCCTGACTTGTTACTCGTTTAGTCCCATCTTTTCGTACATATGTCTTTTTATTATAGGTTGTTGTTAATGGATAGCCACAATGTCCACACTTTATTATCCCTACTAACATGAGAATTCCTTTTGTAGTTTTTATAACACTTTCTCCATCATTCTTTTTCACATTCTCAGGGCTTCTCATTTCTCTAATCTTTTGAGCTTTATTCCACTTTTCTTCATCAATGATAACTAAATCCACTAATTGCTCTTTGGAAGTAACCTCATTCTCTTTCCCTTTGTTATATGTCATATATCCTTTATACATCGGATTCCTTAAAACAGTATTAACCGATGCTGATGACCACTTTTTATCTGTTTTAGAAGGGTAACCTTTTGTGTTAAGTAGGCCTGCAATACGGTTCTGTCCATACCCCTCCTCTAAAACTAGGTCATATATCATTTTTACTATTTCTGCTTTTTCCTCATCGATGACTACCTTCAAAAGGTCTTTTCCTTTCTTGTTAAGAACCCCTGAATTTACTGTTTTATATCCATAGGGTACAGTTCCACCTCTATAAACTCCGGCTTTAACCATTTCAGCATGTTTATCATTTACCCGTATTGATGTTTTTCTACTTTCACCGCTCGACTGCCAAAATCGAATATAGTTAATCAGTTTATCTGTGTGGTCTTCAATCTTCTGCTGTCCCTCTTTAACAGACCACATCTCTATTCCCTGACTTACAAACCACTCTAAGACAAATGGTGTCTCATCATCTCTTCTTCCTAACCTATCAAACATATAGACTAGAAGAACATCAAATAATCCGTTTTCTGCATCTGCTCTTGCTTTTTGAATAATATCTCTATTGCTGGCGGTTACTTTATAACCCGAAACACCTTTTTCTACATATTCTTTTACGAATTCCCAATCATCTCGTTTATTTATAAAATCCATACAAGATTTCTTTGTGTAGGAATATCATCACCGTCAAGTTGACCCTTTGTTGATACACGATACAGTGTTGCCACTCTTTTTTTTTCCATATCTTTATACCTCTATTCTAAATTTGGGGGATTATATATTTTAGAAAGGAATTTGTTAGTTTAACTACCTCAAATTTACAAGATTTATCCTCTATATTCAACCATTTCCTTCTGACATTTGACTGATATATTCACTTTTCAATAACTCAAGTAGTTCATTCTCAGCATTTTCATTACTACCTGTAAATTTCAAAGTGACCCACATGCAGTATTTAGCACTGTATTTTTTTATACTTACGATTTCATTATTTTCAATTACCGGCTTATATTGTTGACCTTCAATAATAACAGAATATAAGTTAGACATGACTTCGCACCCCGTAAACGAATATTTTGGGCTAACCCCATGCCTACTTAAAAAATCTCTTGAAGAATATCTTGAAGAAGAAATTAATGTTCACCCAAATTCCTCTATGTCCCTTCTCTTCCGAAAATAAGCATAAAAAATGCACCTATTCTTTTCGTTGACTATTTAATAGTCAACGAAAAGAATAGGTGCTGCTTATTTAGCACATCAAGTACAATTATTTCAGTCAATGTTATTTAATAAACTTTTTAAACTTGCTACTTCCTCTTTGGATAAAGTTATGCCTTTACCCATTTTTTCATGATTTTCTGACCAGTCTCTTAGGTCATATTTGGGTTCACGCCCGTTCCAACTAATTAGGTTAAGTTCTTTTTTCCAACCCTTTGCAGATTCAGAAAGCACCCCAATGGTTTCAATAA
This genomic stretch from Metabacillus sp. B2-18 harbors:
- a CDS encoding protoporphyrinogen oxidase produces the protein MKTVVVIGGGITGLTAMFYLQKLKKEQNLNINCILVEQNKYLGGKIKSVKNADFIMETGADSIVARNEGVIPLIHDLQLEDKVVYNETGISYIYSKNTLKPIPADSVFGIPTSIGSLFNSTLISPKGKIIALKDFVKKNETFTSDSSIGAFLEAFLGKELVEDQISPVLSGVYSGKLDELTMASTLPYLLEYKNQYGSIIRGMSKNKEKFLSANNKKFLSFKGGLSTIIDQLEDQLSDTHILKGIKTETLKQVQDGYELSFDQHDSIKADYVVLATPHDAAQKLLTVKELDQEFNKLKNSSLISVYLGFDVPDQQLPANGTGFIVTENSDLLCDACTWTSRKWAHTSEKQRLLVRLFYKSSNPAYEKIKKMNREEIIETALDDVHKSLNITAKPEVVEVTNWNELMPNYHLEHNQAITSLGEKLVEHTPNVFIAGASYFGVGIGACIKNGKETAEKIVHQLKNNSASASL
- a CDS encoding ABC transporter ATP-binding protein, which gives rise to MIQVAIASAERVFQLLDEEEEKQEEDAAVKVSELKGHVVFDSVRFGYEKNQPIINDVSLEVKEGQTVAIVGPTGAGKTTIVNLLMRFYELDGGSIKIDGVCLTDMSKEQVRSLFAMVLQDTWLFSGTIRENIAYGNEHAANEEIEEAARNAYADDFIRTLPDGYETMLGEDATNLSQGQRQLLTIARAILAKPKILLLDEATSSVDTRTEMKIQQAMTKLLEGRTSFVIAHRLSTIRDADLILVMNQGDIIEKGTHEELLEKGGFYADLHQSQFTENESAS
- a CDS encoding thiamine-binding protein, producing MSTVTAGFQVLPNGKDMNTDGVIPKMVEVVKESGLKYKIGPMETVVEGNFDEIMLLIKTLQQVGIHMGATEVLTNMKLHYKPDGISIENKMTHVN
- a CDS encoding YdbC family protein, whose product is MADLKYEIIETIGVLSESAKGWKKELNLISWNGREPKYDLRDWSENHEKMGKGITLSKEEVASLKSLLNNID
- a CDS encoding SMP-30/gluconolactonase/LRE family protein — protein: MSYIVDLVVDQKAALGEGPHWNGEEHVLYWVDIMGKRLHHYDPITKENKTFTFNQYVGAAVPAQPGKILLAMHDGIYRFDLKTEELLLVANPEENQPNIRFNDGKCDSSGRFYIGTMALNIEKGKGSLYRLDPSGQIQKILSSVTISNGLAWSPDEKFMYYIDTPTGEVAVFSYDKLTGNISSKKTSIVIPNEMGSPDGMTIDSDGMIWVAHWDGSRVTQWNPYTGKQLDEIVVPVKHVTSCTFGGEHLDELYITTARQGLSEEELEKYPLSGGLFKVKTKAKGMKGYGYKG
- a CDS encoding recombinase family protein — translated: MDFINKRDDWEFVKEYVEKGVSGYKVTASNRDIIQKARADAENGLFDVLLVYMFDRLGRRDDETPFVLEWFVSQGIEMWSVKEGQQKIEDHTDKLINYIRFWQSSGESRKTSIRVNDKHAEMVKAGVYRGGTVPYGYKTVNSGVLNKKGKDLLKVVIDEEKAEIVKMIYDLVLEEGYGQNRIAGLLNTKGYPSKTDKKWSSASVNTVLRNPMYKGYMTYNKGKENEVTSKEQLVDLVIIDEEKWNKAQKIREMRSPENVKKNDGESVIKTTKGILMLVGIIKCGHCGYPLTTTYNKKTYVRKDGTKRVTSQAKYRCSGKAQMKTDCDGQTIYASKKIEGIVLEELFDYLQQLNQIDLTKQIQKLKKQNTNNEVKTLRKLERELDAANLQLTKLNEEVIKSIMGQSHYSPERLNNIIESKEKEVKELNKLVEEAQQELDSKKIELHEVEELKKHIPIWREVFENASSEKKKMMLSTVIERVVVYKDNVEITFKININQFVKNGVVKKAQLDSQLS
- a CDS encoding DUF2188 domain-containing protein, producing MVWTKNDYPESMKNLNESTRNKAIEVANALVDDGYEEGRAISIGISQAEKMMNSNSSDIYHIVPHDGEWAIKKENAKKVTEVFRTKAQALDKGQDYMKKKDAQLVIHRQDGTIEKMKNTGS
- a CDS encoding GDSL-type esterase/lipase family protein, with protein sequence MEQPQTPPVQSENAFPFLIGNGNTEVLNVSYPGWTSTQLLEAIKTEESQQKLQQAETVTLSIGANDLLQAIELSKIIENQQPVDPEALQQKVAAATAQVYNNITEIITLIKGQTDAPILLYSLYNPFGMNDPIYGSIHMLGEMITNSVNSKVYSTIAAQQGVQYLDAYSAFNGKQQDYIIPGDIHPTISGQQALALLATNRLNELNPIMINPILSTEEETAEPVSITLEKIEHTIEIKWLSGEKTASDFVNEGNLVENNSFTVTENGVYTIYVKTALGESISTIEISNITPKVEDPIEDEEPPVDVEQPEEEEPPSDTNEDEDQAPTEQPEKETQDEAPKVEKPKQTMVKSGHALPDTATSMYNILLTGLCFIGIGGGVLFNQRLRKSRVKQ